The sequence CTCCCCCTCTACTCTCCGCATGGCCTTTCTTACAGGGGAGCCTCCACCTCGCCCTCCTCAGCCTGCCATCTTCACTCAGAGTAAGTGGGGCTGCTCTCGGTGCCTTGGCCCCCGTCCCGCCCCCTCTCACTTCTCATTCCTCTCCTCCTGGAAGGTACAGAGCCCTGGCCAGCCGGCTGGCTGGGAGGGGAAGCGGGTGTGTGCTGTGAGCTTTTGCTGCTGACCTGGCCCGGCAtgcctgcctctccccccacccccaaacgtCTGGGCTTCTGGAACAAGTGTATGATCCTGGCGCCCACTTCGCCTCTGTCCACTGTTGCCTGGCCCTGCCTCACTTCCTGTGGGACCTGCAGAGGCTGTGTGGGCTCTCGTGCCAGTTGATCAGGAGCTCCGTCCTCTCTTAAGGATATAGCTCCCGTTGCTCTTGATGGTGGGAGACTGCCCACGGTCCCCTGCCTGCACTAACGGTGTGCCGTAATCGGGTAGGGATTACTAACTAGGGCTCAGGAGCAGGGGTGTTTGGGGTCTTGTGCTGACAGGGGGTGTCAGAGGCTGGCAGGTGTGCGGTGTTCCCTGCTCTAGCGGAGATGGAGGCAGGAGCTCACCAGACCCCCTAGAGGGCTGCCAGTATCCAGAGTAGGTTCTGCCCTCCTGTTTGAGAAGGGTCTGTGAGCATAGAGAACACTGGCAGCTGAGGGCTGACCTCCAGGGGAACTGGGAGTGGGGAGCTGGTGGGGGATACCTGGATGCCTTCCCCACACCCCACCTTTTCCTATCCCCCCACCTAACCCTGCCTCCCTGTTGGGGCCTCCCTTCCATCGCAGAACCAACCTACGACCCTGTGAGTGAAGACCAAGACCCCCTGTCAAGTGACTTGAAGAGGCTGAGCCTGCGGAAGCCAGGGCTGCCCCGTGGGCTGTGGCTAGCGAAGCCCTCAGCCCGGGTGCCGGGTACCAAGGCAGGCCGTGGCAGCGGTGAGATCACGCTCATTGACTTCAGCGAGGAGCCTGTAGCCCCGGCCCCTCGCCCCTGTGCACCCTCACTGGCGCAGCTGGCCATGGACGCCTGTTCCTTGCTGGATAAGACCCCGCCGCAGAGCCCCACGCGGGCACTGCCCCGGCCCCTGCATCCCACGCCTGTGGTGGACTGGGATGCACGCCCgctgcccccacctcccgcctATGATGACGTGGCCCAAGATGAGGATGACTTTGAGGTCTGCTCCATCAACAGCACCCTGGTGGGTGCAGAGGTCTCTGCTGGGTCCAGCCAGGGTGAGACCAATTATGCCTTCGTGCCTGAGCCGGcacagctcctccctcccctggagGACAATCTGTTCCTCCCACCCCAGGGTGGGGGCAAGCCACCCAACTCAGCCCAGACAGCAGAGATCTTCCAGGCACTGCAGCAGGAGTGCATGCGGCAACTACAGGTCCCTGCCAGCTCTCTTGTCCCCTTGCCCAGCCCTGGGGCTGATGACAAGCCCCAGGTGCCCCCTCGGGTACCCATCCCCCCAAGGCCCACACGCCCTCGTGGTGAGCTGTCTCCAGCCCCCTCAAGTGAGGAGGAGATGGGGCGGTGGCCTggacctgcctcccctccccgggTGCCTCCGCGGGAGCCCCTGTCCCCACAAGGCTCAAGGACCCCTAGTCCCCTGGTGCCACCTGGCAGCTCCCCGCTGCCACCCCGGCTCTCAAGCTCACCTGGGAAGACCATGCCCACCACCCAAAGCTTTGCCTCAGACCCCAAGTATGCCACACCCCAGGTGATCCAGGCACCTGGCCCCCGGGCCGGCCCCTGCATCTTACCCATTGTCCGAGATGGCAAGAAGGTCAGCAGCACCCACTACTACCTGCTACCTGAGCGCCCACCCTACCTGGAGCGCTACCAGCGCTTCTTACGTGAGGCCCAGAGCCCTGAAGAGGCAGACCCGATGCCTGTGCCCCTgctgctgccccctcccagcaccccagcccctgctgccCCCACTGCCACTGTTCGACCAATGCCACAGGCGGCCCCGGACCCCAAGGCCAACTTCTCCACCAACAACAGCAACCCAGGGGCCCGGCCACCAGCCCTGAGGGCCACTGCTCGTCTGCCACAGAGGGTCTGCCCCGGGGAAGGGCCAGAGGCTGGATGCCCAGCAGACAAGATCCAGATGGTGAGTAGTGGGCCTGGCTGCAGGGTGAGGAGGGTCAGGGGCCCAAGGGACCCAGCAGAAGGGGCCTGAGTCGTGTTGACGGTGGGTGGGTGTGCCCAGCTACAGGCCATGGTGCATGGGGTGACCACAGAGGAGTGCCAGGCGGCCTTGCAGAGCCACAGCTGGAGCGTGCAGAGGGCTGCCCAGTATCTGAAGGTACCATACCTCCTGCCTGCTCTGGCTTTCAGGGACCCTGAAGACTGGGTCTGCAGCTCTCCTCCCACTCACCCCCTCCCGACCCCGCTCCCTGGCTCTCCTCGGCCCTGCCCTTGTCTGGCGCCCCGCAGCCCCAGCGTGTCCCATGGCACCACCTTCTGCTCTTCAGGTGGAGCAGCTATTTGGGTTGGGTCTGCGGCCCCGAGGCGAGTGCCACAAAGTGCTGGAGATGTTCGACTGGAACCTGGAGCAGGCGGGCTGTCACCTGCTGGGCTCCTGCGGCTCCGCCCACCACAAGTGAGCAGCCCCACCCTCCACAAGTGAGCCTGCACCTGCCACCTCCTGTCCCTGAGGGTGTCAAGGCCAGAGACTCAGGGGTCCCcagccaggaggagggaggggcctgaTCCCAGGATGGGCAGTTCTTTGCAGAAACAGTAATGGTAAAAGGAACTGGAGCCTCTCTTGGGTGCAGGGGCTTGCTTCCTGAGAGCGGCTCCAGTGAGCAGCAGTATAGGTAGGACTCACTGATTTAAACAGAAATGGCTTCCGTCTTCATTTcctatttcactttaaaataacagGGTTCTAATGCCTTTTGAAAtgtctaatttaaaaaatcctattactttgctataaaaattcatatatttatatataacaaaatatataatgtaaataacatatggaatatagaatataaatacataaaaatgaatgttttatcaAGTCAGAAAGTGGTGAAATCCCCCCGGGAGGCACCAGCAGGGTGTGGGCTTTCAGAGTCCTCTGGCGGCAGACAGCCTGAGTTAGGACCAGCCTTCTGCTCCCACGTGGCATCAGCTAATGCTACTTTCCTGATCTCTCAgggtcctcatctgtaaaatgtgtgtaaATGATAGTGCCTACCTCACAGAAGTGGTTAGAGGAGTGAATGAGGGTGGCATCTGACACCACACTGCAAATGTTTGGCCCAAGGGAGACCATCACTGAAGTTAGCCATTATCTCATGGTTATTCTTATGAATCTGCATCAGTAACTACAGATTAGTTACTGCTAACATTGTgcataataatttataatgttattctcttattttcagtTTATCAAAGTAAAGAAGGCATTCTAGGATGATAAATTCTAAAATCATTGCCTAGAACCGCCAGTTTTCGATAGAATTTGGCTGGCACTGAGAGGCCCTCTCACACCCAAGATTGTTGCACTATCCCCCTGTTGATGGAGGGCTTTCTGGTTGTTTCCCTCCTTTAGGCGCTGAGATATCTGGAAAGCCAGAGGGTCTCTGCCCTGAAGAAATCACTTGAGCCTGTCCATCTCACAAGGGCAGGGAGATGCCCTGCCTAGGTCTGAAGGACCTGCTGTACCTGCTGCTCCCAGTGGCAGAGTGAGGCTAAGGCAGCAGGAGGCTGGGAACCCTGCCTTGCCTGTCCCTTCCTCACCTGGCGCTGTCCCTACAACCTCAGAGCCCTCAGTGCCCCCCTGCTGAGGTACAAGAAGGAGCCTCTAGAAGGCAGGCCTGGGGGCAGCCTCAGCAGACCCTGCAGCTGACCTGCCTCTGGCTTCAGTCCCTGGTGGGGCCTGTGGCTGGAGTATGTCACCAAGCCCTGCTGGCGAGGACGCCAGGCTTGATCCGGGGCAAGAAGGATGTGTTGGCCACACAGAAAAGTGGGCCAGTaccaggcccagggctgggccttTTCCAGGGAGCCCCTGGCAGGCAGAGGGGTTGTCAGACAGAATGTGACTTGTGGCCTAACTATGGACATGGTATGGGATTGGTATGGCTGGTTTTAGGATCTTGTGCCTGGAGATAGCCTGAGGTGGCTCAGGTAACAGAGAAAGGGTGCCAGATCATTCTCTGGCAGGGACCAGGGCCCAAGGCCCCAGGGTTGGAAGGAGACCAAGGGGGCAGCTGCCCCAGAGGGACACCAGTGCTTCCTCTTGACCCAGCTTTTCCCCTGTGCTGTTACATGTTTTCCCACCAGTCTTTGTCGCCAAAGTTGCTGCCCCAGCCATGAATATCTGCTTCTCCCAGAGAAATAAAGttagtttctattttatgttACTTACTTGTGTCtgcctgtttctttccttcttgtccaGTCACCTGAGGCTCCTGGGCTCCCCAGCCCACTGCCATTTGTCCTGGACAGCAGGCTCTGTAGCACCACCTGTATAGACAGAGGGAGGGATTGCATGCCTAGTTTACCGTAAGGGGCTGGCAGAGGGCCTGATGGAGTCATGGACTCAGAATCCCCAGGTTTTCGCTCTGGAGTTTCCCTGAGGCAGGATATACTGCATGACAGAGTACACTAGCACAATTAACTGGAGTTAAGCCATAACATGAAAGGCCTGAATATgtataagtattttctttttctaataattcatgtgattcaaaattcaaaaagtacCAAAAACTATACAGTGACATTTCCCATTCCAGCTGCTAGCTCCCCTCTCCAGAGGCTGTTTCTCATCAGTTTCTcgtatgtttcttattttttttcatctacagTATTCTGTTTAtagtaattaatttatttatttttgctttatagggccgcacccacagcttatggagggtcgcaggcgaggggtcaaatcggagctacaactgccggctgcaccacagccacagaaacacaggatccaagccgcgtctgcgacgtacatcacagctcagggcaacgccagatccttaacccactgagcaaggccagggatcgaaccctcaacctcatcgttcctagtcggattcgttctactgttccacgacgggaactccacacctacAGTATTTTGAAGAGCTCTGTAGCCATACTGGAAGATCTTCCCCATTCTTGTTTAGGGTTGCATGGATATGGATGTACTATAACCTATTTAACCAGGCCtcttttgatggatatttggtGGTTTCCAGTCCTCTGCAGTTACAGCCATTTCAGCAATAAATGGCAGATGTGGGTTATACTTCATTTGGAAGGCAATCTGAAGGATGAGTTCCCAGAACTGGTGCTCCTGAGTCAGAGTGTGTAGTAATAAGGGATCCTGCCAACTTTCTCCCCATGGAGGAGGCTGTTCCCAGTATCACAGCCACCAGAGTATGTGAGAGCTTTCCACATGGTACCAGAACTTTCTGACTTTTGATAGTCTGACAGGTGGAAAATGGTGTGTCTGTAGTTTTTAATCTGCATCCctctaatgaatgaatgaacgtttttttaaaaatgttgtgctatttatatttcctttctatGAGATACCTATTGATAGCCCTGACCTActaaaaagttaaattaataaTCCATTTCTTACTGGTTTTTAGGAATTTACTGGATCAAGACATTTAGCCTTTTGTGCTTTGCCATATCATCTGAACTTTAGGAAAAGAGATAAATCATAAGAAAGGATGCTAACAGCTTGggtttattaaaaacaaagaccagaagttcccgtcgtggcacagtggttaacgaatccgactaggaaccatgaggttgcgggttcggtccctgcccttgctcagtgggttaaggatccggtgctgctgtgagctgtagtgaaggtcacagacatggctcggatcccacgttgctgtggctctggcataggccggcagctacagctccgatccgacccctcgcctgggaacctccatatgccgagggagcggcccaagaaatagcaaaagacaaaaaaaaaaacaaagaccattCAGGATGGGTCTGGGTTGCTCTCAGTATCTGGGGCTCAAAGCTGGCCTACATGGTGGTCCTGAGGCTTGGGAGGACTTTAGCCTTCAGATCCAAATGTGTTTTGTGTACACTGTTCATCAGGCAGGAATTAAATTCTATTTagctgcaatttttaaaaatcagtcaaaTGTGATATAGAATGGGCAAAGTATTAAGTTACCTTTGGGCATTGCTATTAGACCTGGATTCTATTCTTGGGAAAgtttcttaacctttctgagcctgtaAACTGGGGGAGAGTATTTATAGaatggttgtgaggattaagtgaggtcacataggtaaaacattttgctaagtgcATGGGCCATGATAAGCACCCAATAAATTATAATCATAATACGTTCTATTTCTTCATGTTCCTGCCTGTCCCTACCAATCAGTAGTTTACATTATACACAGAACAGTTCTGTGTGTACAACTGTCTTCTTTTCTGACCCACCCCCTTTGTGGAAACAATTTGTTCTTTTGCTACAAAGTCATTCCTATTTATAGATCATGGGCATTTTttaccccattaaaaaaaatgtcactgggggagttccctggtggcacagtgggttagggatctggcattgtccctgctgtggcttgggtttgattcctggtctgggaacttgagaatgctgcaggcatggccaaaaaaagtcattttttggtGGACGAAAGCAGAGCtaacacatttcaaaaatattttttgtaagtGGGATATGGAAGTATCTGGGGGTTTCTCAGGGGGTCAGGAGACCCAAGGTACTTTTCTTGTCAAACACACAGTTCCCTAAACCCTAGGGTTTCTTGCTGTTTTTCTCACTCCTCATCAGCCTGCCAGCTCTGCCAGCATCTCCTAGGTTTAGTGAAAAGATGGTAAGGGAAAATACTAAAAAGTCGACCCAGGTTTGTTTGCCAACATGGAGAATCAATAACTCAGTAAGAATTCATTGGGTACCTTCTTTGTGTCAAGCCCTGAAGAGGGGATACAAGTTGAACAATGTCTATGTCCCAGGGGATTATGATACTGCAGCAAGATGATGAGTGCTCTCAGATCATTATGTGCCAAGTGCCTTGGGATCAGAGGAGGTGGCTCCCCAGAGAAGGTGACACTGTGCTGACCTGATGGAGAAGAACAGGCATGTGCCGGGAAGGTGAGGCAGTATGAAAGCATGGCGGGTGTGGGGAACTGCACATGTAAAGGTGTGGAGACAAACTGGCCTGTCCTGGGTACTCAAGTTGGCAAGGCTAGCACCAGTCCTTCTGTTAAGCATCTGGAGTGGTTGCAGGGAGCTTTCGTGTGATCCTGGTGAGTGAGGCAGGCCTGGATCATGAAGCCGCTGGTGTGAAATGCTGAGTTACCTAATTTATAGACAAAGGGAGAtggcagagaagcagcagcagaggaATAATGTGGTTGGACCTGTGTTTTGAAGAGAGATGGCTGTGCTTAAAAGTGGCTTGCCTCTCCAGTGCAATTACAAGTGGAGGGAAGATCTAGCATATGTGCCTTACTGCACACTGGGAAAATAAAGGTGTTCTTAATCTGAAGCAAATTAACTTTTACAGAAATCTGAACTTTGGGAATAGAGGGACCACTAATTCCTGGAATCCTTGGGTAAAGCAGGGGTTCCTGAAAGCCAGTCCAGGGCCAGTGCTGGACTAGGGTCGAATTTTCACTGGCTTGTGGTGAAATGATAAGAACCAAGAAACTGGGTTTTTCTTAAAATTGCAAGGACTATCTTTATTCTGAGATCGTTTTGTCTTCCTACATTTTTGGTGTTGGAATGGCTATTCTTGGTGGTGACGGTAGAGGAAATGGTAGGTGGTAAATTTGTCTCCGTGCCCTTACATAGCAATGCTATGTCCGCACACCATCTCAAGAAATTATTGTGTAAACCATGATGCCTGAAATCTATCTTCATAACGCCTGGGCAAGAGTGCTTTTGTGTTGGGGAGCACCACCTATTGGCAATATGTGACATTACAGTCTCTTGGGCTAAATGTCATGATAAGGGGACAGAGGGATAAGATTGTATAGACATTGCCCAATAAATCAATTAGGTCCAAAAGGTCCTGGCCCAGGTTCTTGGGTGCTTAAAGGGCTCATTCCAGAAAAGCTTCAAGGGAAAGAACAGTTTACCCAACATCTGGAGCCAAACAGCGGCCACCTAGGATTAAATGCCAGGAAAAGGGACCAAGTGGGGGCTTTGAAGGAGCCTACCTGTAACCAAGGAAAGAAACTCTGGGCTACCTGGAAGGATGCTGGGGGCTCAAGGAAAACTCTGAGAAGGATGCAGGTGCCCTTTGGGAAGCCCCTACcctcactgtattttattttatttatttatttttattttattttttttgtcttttgttgttgttgttgctatttcttgggccgctcccgtggcatatggaggttcccaggctaggggttgaatcggagctgtagccaccggcctacgccagagccacagcaacgcaggatccgagccacgtctgcaacctacaccacagctcacggcaacgccggatcgttaacccactgagcaagggcagggaccgaacccgcaacctcatggttcctagtcggattcgttaaccactgcgccacgacgggaactcccctcactgtattttttaatgttgtttttatGATTGTCATATGTGTGCATTGTTGAACTAAGACTTCAGAAAAgcatgagaaaattaaaattacccgGAAAGCCACTCgaaattttgatgtattttcttccagtttttttttcctgtgcatatatattgtctttattgtggttttataaaaataaggtAATTTGGCTTGTACTGTTATATACCTGCCTTTTTTACTTAACGTTTGATACCATAAGCCGTCCTCTTTTTCAGCCaacctcgtggcatatggaagtttctgggccagggatcaaatctgagccacagatgtagcaacactggatccttaacccactgtgccaggccagggatcaaaccggcacccTCAGAGAGACAAGCTGGATAATTAGcgtgctgtgccacaatgggaactcccacaaacagttttctgtatctttaaattcattttctcaaagGATACTTAAACACTGCGTTTTTTCATTctatcaaaattaaatataaaaattctctaTTAACACAttattttgttaacatttttgttttgtgacaAATTATAGATATTGCTAAATGGCTTTTCAGAAAGATTTGTctcccttatttaaaaaaaacctatttttttttgttttttgtttttgttttttgtcttttctagggccgcttctgtggcatatggaggttcccaggctaggggtcaaatcggagctgcagccgccagcctatgccagagccacagcaacatgggatccgagccacgtctgcaacctacaccacagctcacggcaacgccggatcgttaacccactgagcgaggccagggatggaacccacaacctcatggttcccagttggattgttaaccacagagccacaacaggaactccaaaacctatgtTTTTAAAGAGAGGGCTTATATTTTGGagctttgtttaaaaatacttctgaatGAAGTGACCTGTTGAGAATAGTCCAGATGGTTGAAAGAGATAGGCCATGAGTTGATAATTGTTGGAGCTGGGGATGGAATATGAGGGCTCATTCTACTTAAGAGGGTGAATGAACTGTTCCAGgataaaaagctaaacaaaaatatatgcactCTTCAGGTAGGGACATTTTCACTGTCCCAACTATCTTCTCTGAAGCTGTCTCTTTGGAGTTTTCTCCCTTGGTTCTTGCTGCCACTACCAGGATGGCTCCCAGAATGCATGGTTTCCTCCTCTATGGCTCTGGCACCAGGTAGAGAGAATTGCTGCTGCCCTTTGTGAGGGAGAGACAAGGTGGAGCTTTACAAACCACTAGACCAAATTCTGAGGGAAACATCTCTAGTCCCATCATCACTAGCCTCACCACAGGCTGCATCTTGTGTGTTCACCCTTTATCCTAAGGTATCATTATCCTTGCTACTTAAAGGGTGGCATGAGGTAGGAAGAGCAGTGTTAGCACCATCTGGGAACCTGCTAGAAATGTAGAAGCCAGGCCCTACCCTGGACCTCCTGAACTGGAATCTCCATTCACCAGCATTCCCAGGGGAGCCTATCACATGATCAAGAGTGTAAAGCCTGGAAGTAAGGCAGCTCCACTCTAATCCCAAAGAGCTGGTGGGCCCTGGGTGGCCATGCCTGGGTCCAAGGACCCCTGATCCTCTCCCAGAAGGGGATGTCCTCCCTATGCATCCTTCCTGATGAACCATCGCCACTGTAACATCCCCCTCTTGAATAAACAATTAatcatttaaacatatatatcaacaaagtcctactatacagcacagagaactatattcaatgtcctatgataaatcataatggaaaaggacattttaaaaagagtatgtgtgtgtatacacataaatataatgGGATCACTTtggtgtatagcagaaattaatacacactgtaaatcaactatacttcaatacaaataAACACAGGGAGCAGGGTcaggatggtggaggagtaggacgTGGAACTCACCTtctccacaaacacatcaaaaataaccatctacatgtggaacaattttCACTGAACATCTACTGAACTGGCCTAAGACCTCAGACtgccaaaagggcaagaaaccctccaaataactgggtagaacaagaggggggaaaagagagagaaaagagaaaaaaaaggaatcaggacaggaccagaaCTCCTAAGAGGGAGCTGTTAAAAGAAATCTGGggcctgggaagccacctaactgatagGGAGATCAGCTGGGACAGAGGGGGAGGCTCAACGCCTCAGAGAAAAGAGCAGCAGCGGGTCTGAAGAGGGCAAGGCAGAGAGCGAATGGCAGAGACCACCTGTACCACCACCTAGCACACTACAGCCTGAGACATTCGGGAAGGGGCTGGGCACCGACACTAGGGCTATCGGGGAGAGGACTAGAGTtagctgtgtggaaacagcctgagtgGGGTAGGGAGTGGTGTGACACAGTGTGAGGAAGCCTGGGACCAtgagagaagcaaggcaccacttTTTGGGAGGATAAGAGGCAGAGGGGCAGGACCAGCATGGGAATTTTCTCTACACACAAATgggctctcaggcagcagggTGCCTCTTATGTGGACTATAGGAGTAggtgcaaaccactgcagtcatctCAAACTCCAGAGGTGGCTAAGGCCTGCCACCACTAAGGGTCCCaagaacaggcaccacctgtagccccagtcacctcaggggtcactGCCATGGAGGACTCTGCAACCGAACACCAACTGTTGTTCTCACCTCCCTGTGAATGCACACATCCTGCTGTGGCCACACCAAGGGCTCTGGGTGTGGGCCCTACTTCCCTCAGAGTCACTGCCACCACAGAGGGCTCTGCAACCAGGAACAGCCTGCATCTCCCACCTCCCCATGGATCCCCACCACTGCCAAGGACGTGGTAATCAGGTACCACATGCAGGGCGTCCCTCTGCACCCACCTCAGCACAGGCAGGCCATGCATCTGCACACCCCCTATTAAGGGGATAACAATCGGCACACActgagacagcaagcatccaaaccaaaagcagctctCACGGCAaaaaaatagtaagccctcacaagctacccagAAGCACTCCgtatataaatagccctccaagactacagtagataattgttttccctaaattcacagagtaagaaaaatataagcaaaatgaagaagcataggaaccactcccagttaaaagaacaggattcccctgaaggagcaaacaaggaaacagacctcGGCAGTCTAACAGGtatcaagttcaaaaaggaggtaatgaaaatactgaaggaaataagaacagatatcaacagtaatgcagattactttaaaaagaaatcagagggagttcccattgtggtgcagtagaactgaatccaactagtatgcatgagcatgcaggttcaatccctggcctcactcagtgggttatggacccagcattgctgtgagctgtggtgtaggtcacagatgtggttcggatcctgcattgctgtggctgtggtgtagcccagcagctgtagcttcaatatgacccctagcctgggaactcctatatgctgcgggtgcagccctaaaatgcaaaaaaaaaggggaggggactAGAAACTAtagggaggagccaagaaaaattaggaatttcatttgcagagatgaagtCTGACTTAAAgacattgaagagcagaatgaataatgtggaATCACAAATAAGAgacttagaagatagaataatgaaaatcacccaatcaggacagcagacagaaaacaaaataaaaaaaatgaaagcaatataagagacctatgggataatataaaggggGCCAaactacacataataggaattccaggagaagatggaaaagaagggggattgaaaatatatttgaagaaattgtgtctgaaacctttccaaatctaaagaaggaaacatatcaagatacaggaagaagagagggccccaaacaagctgaaaccaagacatattgtaataaaaacggcaaaagttcAAGATAAGaggaggattctaaaggcagcaagagaaaaacaaagacttaattataagggaacccccaaaaggctatcagttgatttatctgcagaaatgctacaggccagaagatggtggcaagatgtattcaaagttctaaaagggaaaaatttgcagcctagactACTCTACTcaacaagattatcatttaaaatagaaagaaaaataaagaattt is a genomic window of Sus scrofa isolate TJ Tabasco breed Duroc chromosome 13, Sscrofa11.1, whole genome shotgun sequence containing:
- the TNK2 gene encoding activated CDC42 kinase 1 isoform X13, producing MQPEEGTGWLLELLSEVQLQQYFLRLRDDLNVTRLSHFEYVKNEDLEKIGMGRPGQRRLWEAVKRRKAACKRRSWMSKVFSGKRLEAEFPPHHSQSTFRKTSPTPGGPAGEGSLQSLTCLIGEKDLHLFEKLGDGSFGVVRRGEWDAPSGKTVSVAVKCLKPDVLSQPEAMDDFIREVNAMHSLDHRNLIRLYGVVLTPPMKMVTELAPLGSLLDRLRKHQGHFLLGTLSRYAVQVAEGMGYLESKRFIHRDLAARNLLLATRDLVKIGDFGLMRALPQNDDHYVMQEHRKVPFAWCAPESLKTRTFSHASDTWMFGVTLWEMFTYGQEPWIGLNGSQILHKIDKEGERLPRPEDCPQDVYNVMVQCWAHKPEDRPTFVALRDFLLEAQPTDMRALQDFEEPDKLHIQMNDVITVIEGRAENYWWRGQNTRTLCVGPFPRNVVTSVAGLSAQDISQPLQNSFIHTGHGDSDPRHCWGFPDKIDELYLGNPMDPPDLLSVELSASRPPQHLGRVKREPPPRPPQPAIFTQKPTYDPVSEDQDPLSSDLKRLSLRKPGLPRGLWLAKPSARVPGTKAGRGSGEITLIDFSEEPVAPAPRPCAPSLAQLAMDACSLLDKTPPQSPTRALPRPLHPTPVVDWDARPLPPPPAYDDVAQDEDDFEVCSINSTLVGAEVSAGSSQGETNYAFVPEPAQLLPPLEDNLFLPPQGGGKPPNSAQTAEIFQALQQECMRQLQVPASSLVPLPSPGADDKPQVPPRVPIPPRPTRPRGELSPAPSSEEEMGRWPGPASPPRVPPREPLSPQGSRTPSPLVPPGSSPLPPRLSSSPGKTMPTTQSFASDPKYATPQVIQAPGPRAGPCILPIVRDGKKVSSTHYYLLPERPPYLERYQRFLREAQSPEEADPMPVPLLLPPPSTPAPAAPTATVRPMPQAAPDPKANFSTNNSNPGARPPALRATARLPQRVCPGEGPEAGCPADKIQMLQAMVHGVTTEECQAALQSHSWSVQRAAQYLKVPYLLPALAFRDPEDWVCSSPPTHPLPTPLPGSPRPCPCLAPRSPSVSHGTTFCSSGGAAIWVGSAAPRRVPQSAGDVRLEPGAGGLSPAGLLRLRPPQVSSPTLHKR
- the TNK2 gene encoding activated CDC42 kinase 1 isoform X1, which encodes MGALKPQDLIRGQRPRGAVALRLGSSSMQPEEGTGWLLELLSEVQLQQYFLRLRDDLNVTRLSHFEYVKNEDLEKIGMGRPGQRRLWEAVKRRKAACKRRSWMSKVFSGKRLEAEFPPHHSQSTFRKTSPTPGGPAGEGSLQSLTCLIGEKDLHLFEKLGDGSFGVVRRGEWDAPSGKTVSVAVKCLKPDVLSQPEAMDDFIREVNAMHSLDHRNLIRLYGVVLTPPMKMVTELAPLGSLLDRLRKHQGHFLLGTLSRYAVQVAEGMGYLESKRFIHRDLAARNLLLATRDLVKIGDFGLMRALPQNDDHYVMQEHRKVPFAWCAPESLKTRTFSHASDTWMFGVTLWEMFTYGQEPWIGLNGSQILHKIDKEGERLPRPEDCPQDVYNVMVQCWAHKPEDRPTFVALRDFLLEAQPTDMRALQDFEEPDKLHIQMNDVITVIEGRAENYWWRGQNTRTLCVGPFPRNVVTSVAGLSAQDISQPLQNSFIHTGHGDSDPRHCWGFPDKIDELYLGNPMDPPDLLSVELSASRPPQHLGRVKREPPPRPPQPAIFTQKPTYDPVSEDQDPLSSDLKRLSLRKPGLPRGLWLAKPSARVPGTKAGRGSGEITLIDFSEEPVAPAPRPCAPSLAQLAMDACSLLDKTPPQSPTRALPRPLHPTPVVDWDARPLPPPPAYDDVAQDEDDFEVCSINSTLVGAEVSAGSSQGETNYAFVPEPAQLLPPLEDNLFLPPQGGGKPPNSAQTAEIFQALQQECMRQLQVPASSLVPLPSPGADDKPQVPPRVPIPPRPTRPRGELSPAPSSEEEMGRWPGPASPPRVPPREPLSPQGSRTPSPLVPPGSSPLPPRLSSSPGKTMPTTQSFASDPKYATPQVIQAPGPRAGPCILPIVRDGKKVSSTHYYLLPERPPYLERYQRFLREAQSPEEADPMPVPLLLPPPSTPAPAAPTATVRPMPQAAPDPKANFSTNNSNPGARPPALRATARLPQRVCPGEGPEAGCPADKIQMLQAMVHGVTTEECQAALQSHSWSVQRAAQYLKVPYLLPALAFRDPEDWVCSSPPTHPLPTPLPGSPRPCPCLAPRSPSVSHGTTFCSSGGAAIWVGSAAPRRVPQSAGDVRLEPGAGGLSPAGLLRLRPPQVSSPTLHKR